The following are from one region of the Phycisphaeraceae bacterium genome:
- a CDS encoding undecaprenyl-diphosphate phosphatase: MNLLDAIILGIVEGITEYLPVSSTGHLILASSLLGLDGEDQKGAIDTFNVVIQGGAILAVLSLYRARVKQMILGLLGKDAIGRRLFFHIVIAFLPAAILGVLLNDLIEANLFYPIPVLAALLLGGVWMIWLGKGRARKGSEEPALTLETMTWKHALGIGCFQVVAMWPGTSRSMMTIAGGTVLGLHPKQAAEFSFLLGLPTLGGACVYSFLKDWKRAHDTGEEMMIQTLGVMPVLVGVAVATVSAMIAVKWLVGFLNKHGLAAFGWYRIALVAVLGTLIATGVVSISPDDAPIRPDPVPAGGAIEGVLPVND; encoded by the coding sequence ATGAACCTGCTCGACGCGATCATTTTGGGCATTGTCGAAGGCATCACCGAGTATCTCCCGGTGTCCAGCACCGGGCACCTGATCCTCGCCAGCTCGCTGCTGGGCCTCGACGGAGAGGACCAGAAGGGCGCGATCGATACGTTCAATGTCGTCATCCAGGGCGGCGCGATCCTCGCGGTGCTGAGTCTGTACAGGGCCCGCGTGAAGCAGATGATCCTGGGCCTGCTGGGAAAGGACGCGATCGGGCGTCGCCTCTTCTTCCACATCGTGATCGCGTTCCTGCCGGCCGCGATCCTCGGGGTGCTGCTGAACGACCTGATCGAGGCGAACCTCTTCTATCCCATCCCTGTGCTCGCGGCCCTGCTGCTGGGCGGCGTGTGGATGATCTGGCTGGGCAAGGGGCGTGCGCGCAAGGGCTCCGAAGAGCCTGCGCTGACGCTGGAGACCATGACCTGGAAGCACGCGCTGGGCATCGGGTGCTTCCAGGTCGTCGCGATGTGGCCCGGGACCTCGCGCTCCATGATGACCATCGCCGGCGGCACGGTGCTGGGGCTTCACCCGAAGCAGGCGGCGGAGTTCTCGTTCCTCCTCGGGCTTCCCACGCTGGGCGGGGCGTGCGTGTACTCGTTCCTGAAGGACTGGAAGCGTGCGCACGACACGGGCGAGGAGATGATGATCCAGACTCTGGGCGTCATGCCGGTGCTCGTGGGCGTCGCGGTCGCGACCGTGTCGGCGATGATCGCGGTGAAGTGGCTGGTTGGCTTCCTGAACAAGCACGGGCTGGCGGCGTTCGGCTGGTACCGGATCGCGCTGGTGGCCGTGCTCGGCACGCTCATCGCGACGGGCGTGGTGTCGATCAGCCCCGATGACGCGCCGATCCGTCCCGATCCCGTCCCGGCGGGCGGCGCGATCGAGGGCGTGCTCCCGGTGAACGACTGA
- a CDS encoding DUF202 domain-containing protein, producing MREIHYSELPAEKPVLRDYLAIDRTILANERTLLSYLRTALAFAVVGASAIKFFDSLVYEVLGVCFILFGLMVIGVGARRFLRVRKRIEEAIALDPVVARTSADTIEKGDKPDKAED from the coding sequence ATGCGCGAGATCCACTACAGCGAGCTCCCGGCCGAGAAACCCGTTCTTCGCGATTACCTCGCGATCGACCGCACGATCCTCGCGAACGAGCGCACGCTCCTGAGCTACCTGCGAACCGCGCTCGCCTTCGCCGTCGTCGGCGCGTCGGCGATCAAGTTCTTCGACTCGCTCGTCTACGAGGTCCTGGGCGTCTGCTTTATCCTCTTCGGCCTGATGGTCATCGGCGTCGGCGCGCGACGCTTCCTGCGCGTGCGAAAGCGCATCGAGGAAGCCATCGCGCTCGACCCCGTCGTCGCCAGAACCAGCGCGGACACCATCGAGAAGGGCGACAAGCCCGACAAGGCCGAGGACTGA
- a CDS encoding prepilin-type N-terminal cleavage/methylation domain-containing protein, whose translation MHAARRRRHTRGTTRARDAFTLLELLVVVGIIALLIGILIPTLSATRESAKLAAEAADGRQTGAAYIAFATDHKNYLLPANINSNRFPEAVRAARSVLPSGAEPEGVDASRWIWRLGPYLDFSFPTLIRDSAILAEVNSAERLGSADVSLYRASVFTGFGLNSYYIAGRREFYEQPANRPNPYIATFGPEFFVARLDRAPRPASLMAFTSAASNIQTEGFRDGYFYVEPPYTAQAQQSWSAFQFRTPTRAGVSAQTGWFGAFPVAKKQAVTVYLDGHAENLTWDDMTDMRRWAPLAYDRDWRLPGPGGN comes from the coding sequence ATGCACGCCGCACGACGCCGCCGGCACACCCGCGGCACAACCCGCGCCCGAGACGCCTTCACTCTCCTCGAGCTGCTCGTCGTCGTCGGCATCATCGCGCTGCTCATCGGCATCCTCATCCCCACCCTCAGCGCCACGCGTGAGAGCGCCAAGCTCGCCGCCGAAGCCGCCGACGGGCGCCAGACCGGCGCCGCCTACATCGCCTTCGCGACCGACCACAAGAACTACCTGCTCCCGGCCAACATCAACAGCAACCGTTTCCCCGAAGCCGTCCGCGCCGCGCGGTCCGTTCTGCCCAGCGGCGCCGAGCCAGAGGGCGTCGACGCGTCTCGCTGGATCTGGCGTCTCGGACCCTACCTCGACTTCTCCTTCCCAACCCTCATCCGCGACAGCGCCATCCTCGCCGAGGTCAACAGCGCCGAGCGCCTGGGCAGCGCCGATGTCTCGCTCTACCGCGCGAGTGTCTTCACCGGCTTCGGGCTTAACAGCTACTACATCGCCGGCCGGCGCGAGTTCTACGAGCAGCCCGCGAACCGACCCAACCCCTACATCGCCACCTTCGGGCCCGAGTTCTTCGTCGCCCGGCTCGACCGCGCACCGCGCCCCGCGTCGCTCATGGCCTTCACCAGCGCCGCGAGCAACATCCAGACCGAGGGCTTCCGCGACGGATACTTCTACGTCGAGCCGCCCTACACCGCGCAGGCACAGCAGTCCTGGAGCGCCTTCCAGTTCCGCACGCCCACCCGCGCAGGCGTCAGCGCCCAGACCGGCTGGTTCGGCGCCTTCCCCGTCGCCAAGAAGCAGGCCGTCACCGTCTACCTCGACGGCCACGCCGAGAACCTCACCTGGGACGACATGACCGACATGCGCCGATGGGCGCCCCTCGCCTACGACCGCGACTGGCGACTCCCCGGCCCCGGCGGCAACTGA
- a CDS encoding ATP-binding cassette domain-containing protein: MTHPPGSDAVVLSAITKRFGSKAAVDSLDLRIPAGSLCGFLGPNGAGKTTTIRMIMAIILPDSGSLEILGRRSAVESKDRIGYLPEERGVYRTMRVGDFLTYMARLKGADASGLGARIDGWLERLALPGVRKKRCQELSKGMQQKVQFISTVIHDPDLIILDEPFSGLDPVNARLLRELIRELNTQGKTIIFSTHVLPVAEQICQRVVMINRGRKVLDGTVGEIRAEYDPRTLVVETVSRQDADPSRFERVEGVRHASLMNDSAASRIELHLRDDADPQRVMRDASLVAPVRRVELRSATLEDVFVQLVAAGDSEDEVRRSLRADASEAEMEPANA, from the coding sequence ATGACCCACCCACCCGGCAGCGACGCCGTCGTCCTGAGCGCCATCACCAAACGATTCGGCTCCAAGGCCGCTGTCGACTCGCTCGACCTGCGGATCCCGGCGGGGTCGCTCTGCGGCTTCCTGGGGCCCAACGGGGCCGGGAAGACCACCACGATCCGCATGATCATGGCGATCATCCTGCCCGACTCCGGCTCGCTGGAGATCCTGGGCAGGCGGTCCGCCGTCGAGAGCAAGGACCGGATCGGGTACCTGCCCGAGGAGCGCGGCGTCTACCGGACCATGCGCGTCGGGGATTTCCTGACCTACATGGCGCGGCTCAAGGGGGCCGACGCGTCGGGGCTCGGCGCGCGGATCGACGGGTGGCTCGAGCGACTCGCCCTGCCGGGCGTACGGAAGAAGCGCTGTCAGGAGCTCTCCAAGGGCATGCAGCAGAAGGTGCAGTTCATCAGCACCGTGATCCACGACCCGGACCTGATCATCCTGGACGAGCCCTTCAGCGGGCTCGACCCGGTGAACGCGAGGCTGCTGCGCGAGCTCATCCGTGAGCTGAACACGCAGGGCAAGACGATCATCTTCAGCACCCACGTGCTGCCGGTCGCGGAGCAGATCTGCCAGCGCGTGGTGATGATCAACCGGGGTCGCAAGGTGCTCGACGGGACGGTGGGCGAGATCCGCGCCGAGTACGACCCACGGACGCTGGTGGTCGAGACCGTGTCGCGCCAGGACGCCGACCCGTCGCGGTTCGAGCGCGTCGAGGGGGTGCGCCACGCGTCGCTCATGAACGACAGCGCCGCGTCCCGGATCGAGCTCCACCTGCGCGACGACGCGGACCCCCAGCGGGTCATGCGCGACGCGTCGCTGGTGGCGCCGGTGCGCCGGGTCGAGCTGCGTTCCGCGACGCTCGAGGACGTGTTCGTGCAGCTGGTCGCCGCGGGCGACAGCGAGGACGAGGTGAGGCGTTCGCTGCGCGCGGACGCTTCGGAGGCCGAGATGGAGCCCGCCAATGCGTAG
- a CDS encoding alcohol dehydrogenase catalytic domain-containing protein, translating to MRALRRNDAGISLDRACAEPALAPGWAILRPTRVGVGIADLAAARADSPFRGVLGQEFVAIVERVEPGEGLTPDQAKKWKGKRVVGSPRVPCGVCDLCARGLSAHCRDARVMGEKNLDGCFADAFTLPVANLVEVPRNVDDDAAVLANALADALHTAAQLRIEGKPYITVLGDGRVGLLCAQVMAKLNASVRVVGLHEHKLALCEKWGVKHRLLRDVGRRADQDIIVECTGSRDGLADALRMVRPRGKVLLKSRWNTPRDACEPIDLSGIVEGEIEVIGSKGGSVAEAAQRLAQGDIDGASLITRRMKLDDGIDALRAAAAPEQIKVVMDI from the coding sequence ATGCGCGCGCTGCGCCGCAACGACGCCGGCATCTCGCTCGACCGCGCCTGCGCCGAGCCCGCCCTCGCGCCCGGCTGGGCCATCCTCCGACCCACGCGCGTCGGCGTCGGCATCGCCGACCTCGCCGCCGCTCGCGCCGATTCTCCCTTTCGCGGCGTCCTGGGCCAGGAGTTCGTCGCGATCGTCGAACGCGTCGAACCGGGCGAGGGCCTCACCCCCGATCAGGCCAAGAAATGGAAGGGCAAACGCGTCGTCGGCTCTCCTCGCGTGCCCTGCGGCGTCTGCGACCTCTGCGCCCGAGGGCTCAGCGCCCACTGCCGCGACGCGCGCGTCATGGGCGAGAAGAACCTCGACGGCTGCTTCGCCGACGCGTTCACGCTCCCCGTCGCGAACCTCGTCGAGGTCCCCCGCAATGTCGACGATGACGCCGCCGTTCTCGCCAACGCCCTCGCCGACGCCCTGCACACCGCCGCGCAGCTCCGCATCGAGGGCAAGCCCTACATCACGGTCCTGGGCGACGGGCGCGTCGGCCTGCTCTGTGCGCAGGTCATGGCCAAACTGAACGCGAGCGTGCGCGTCGTCGGTCTCCACGAGCACAAGCTCGCGCTGTGCGAGAAGTGGGGCGTGAAACACCGTCTCCTCAGGGATGTCGGCCGGCGCGCCGATCAGGACATCATCGTCGAGTGCACCGGCTCGCGCGACGGGCTCGCCGACGCGCTGCGCATGGTCCGGCCCCGTGGCAAGGTGCTGCTCAAGTCGCGATGGAACACCCCGCGCGACGCGTGCGAGCCCATCGACCTCTCGGGCATCGTCGAGGGAGAGATCGAGGTCATCGGCAGCAAGGGGGGCAGCGTCGCCGAGGCGGCCCAGCGCCTCGCGCAGGGCGATATCGACGGCGCGAGTCTCATCACCCGGCGCATGAAGCTCGACGACGGCATCGACGCGCTGCGTGCCGCCGCCGCTCCCGAGCAGATCAAAGTCGTCATGGATATCTGA
- a CDS encoding ABC transporter permease — protein sequence MRSPARKIMDVAGREFRSTTLTKAFLFGVVLFPLIVFGIITVVAPLFDSPEKRLEGAIAVYDRTSPEREVEGAIRAAFEPARMQAEFDERLAKIEAEIDQRVKLNAQQRAVAITQLKKRLPGGPTSVDVRRLESEAEVEPAKERVRAGELLAVIDIAENANKPGGMYFIATPPDLARELNSKLRSVVERSIVDARLRAAQYDPPTVRTLMAPPSAQQVTITESGEMKSNEAMQFILPLAFMMLLWIASFSAGQYLLTTTIEEKSSRVIEVLLSAVSPMQLMTGKIIGQLLVGLTIIGVYAGLGLLAASQFGFLALIPLQNLAYLAIYFLMAFFLIGSFMAAIGSAVNELREAQSFMSVIMIVFMIPMFLFVPIIEGPNSTFSTVASFIPPLTPFVMILRLGQSAEPIPMIQIVGSIVVGYAGVLVSIWAAAKIFRVGVLMYGKPPTPATLIKWLRYA from the coding sequence ATGCGTAGCCCTGCCCGCAAGATCATGGATGTCGCCGGGCGTGAGTTCCGCTCGACGACGCTGACCAAGGCGTTCCTGTTCGGCGTGGTGCTGTTCCCGCTGATCGTGTTCGGGATCATCACCGTCGTCGCGCCGCTGTTCGACAGCCCCGAGAAGCGGCTGGAGGGCGCGATCGCGGTGTACGACCGGACCTCACCGGAGCGAGAGGTCGAGGGCGCGATCCGGGCGGCGTTCGAGCCGGCGCGGATGCAGGCGGAGTTCGACGAGCGTCTCGCGAAAATCGAGGCGGAGATCGACCAGCGCGTGAAGCTGAACGCGCAGCAGCGCGCCGTCGCGATCACGCAGCTCAAGAAGCGTCTGCCGGGCGGGCCGACGAGCGTCGATGTCAGGCGCCTGGAGTCCGAGGCGGAGGTCGAGCCGGCGAAGGAGCGGGTTCGCGCGGGTGAGCTTCTCGCGGTGATCGATATCGCGGAGAACGCGAACAAGCCGGGTGGGATGTACTTCATCGCGACGCCGCCGGATCTGGCGAGAGAGCTCAACTCGAAGCTGCGCAGCGTCGTGGAGCGGTCGATCGTGGACGCGCGCCTGCGCGCCGCGCAGTACGACCCCCCCACCGTGCGGACGCTCATGGCGCCGCCCTCGGCCCAGCAGGTGACGATCACCGAATCGGGCGAGATGAAGTCGAACGAGGCGATGCAGTTCATCCTGCCCCTCGCGTTCATGATGCTGCTGTGGATAGCGTCGTTCAGCGCGGGGCAATACCTGCTGACGACGACGATCGAGGAGAAGTCGAGCCGCGTGATCGAGGTTCTTCTGTCGGCGGTCTCGCCCATGCAGCTGATGACGGGCAAGATCATCGGGCAGCTGCTGGTGGGGCTGACGATCATCGGCGTGTACGCCGGGCTCGGGCTGCTGGCCGCCAGCCAGTTCGGGTTCCTCGCGCTGATCCCGCTGCAGAACCTGGCGTATCTGGCGATCTACTTCCTGATGGCGTTCTTCCTGATCGGGTCGTTCATGGCGGCGATCGGTTCGGCGGTGAACGAGCTGCGCGAGGCGCAGTCGTTCATGAGCGTGATCATGATCGTGTTCATGATCCCGATGTTCCTGTTCGTGCCGATCATCGAGGGCCCCAACAGCACCTTCAGCACGGTGGCGTCGTTCATCCCGCCTCTCACGCCCTTCGTGATGATCCTGCGCCTCGGCCAGAGCGCCGAGCCGATCCCGATGATCCAGATCGTGGGGTCGATCGTGGTTGGCTACGCGGGCGTGCTGGTGTCGATCTGGGCCGCCGCGAAGATCTTCCGTGTCGGCGTCCTGATGTACGGCAAGCCCCCCACCCCGGCGACGCTCATCAAATGGTTGCGCTACGCGTGA
- the metH gene encoding methionine synthase, translating to MPASPLEQAIAKRVLFLDGAMGTSIHQCDCDLHRDYLGRENCTEILVQTRPEIIQGIHESFLRVGADAVETDTFGANKLVFAEFDLVEETYNLNKRAAEIARAACDKHSTKDKPRFVFGSIGPGTRLVSLGNTTWDEMLESYAEQARGLIDGGADALLIETCQDLLQVKCAVNACLKALDERKRTAQQIPIMVSVTIETTGTMLLGTEIAAAAEALRNFPIFSLGLNCATGPVEMAEHIKWLSKHWDRHVSVVPNAGLPILVDGRTEYPLTPKPFAEAIARFVEEDGVSVVGGCCGTTPAHIEELVKRIGDRAPGARQRAPWPRAATSLYSTAEFRQDNSFLVVGERTNTNGSRKFKQLLEAQDFDGMVSMAREQIKDGSHVIDLCVDYVGRDGVTDMRELVHRFVRQVSAPLMLDSTQVDVLEEGLKHAGGKCILNSMNLEDGEEKLGVMCALAKTYGAAVVAGTIDDDPQEAMGKTAQRKLEIAKRIYDLAVNRHGLAPGDILFDPLVLPVTTGVEADRRLALETIEGTRRIMQELPECHTVVGLSNVSFGLKPAARVVLNSVFLHELREAGLTAAIVHASKILPRNKISDERWEVALDLLYDRREKGDPLMRFVEHFPADEDDTVKRERIEDLAVEERLRRHIIDGEMRNLKESLDEAMTKYPPLAIVNDHLLDGMKTVGDLFGAGEMQLPFVLQSAEVMKAAVAHLEPHMPKVEGAGAKKAKIVLATVQGDVHDIGKNLVDIILSNNGYEVINLGIKQPVASIMNAFREHDAHAIGMSGLLVKSVGVMQQNLEEMARQGVGVPVLLGGAALTRHYCETTLRATYTSGKVYFGRDAFEGLRIMDALAGNTLTALDAEIEERLVKRAAADETVERSRAAREGERLRREREAQEGGVAAPAAPRVRSEVRVDVDIPEPPFLGSRVVDSLDLDAIYPFINTIALFRGQWQFRKGARSDADYEKFVEHEVEPIFARLKEQCRREKILRPAVVYGYYHCNSDADDLIVWDPADPSRELERFSFPRQESNKRLCISDFFRPLDSGQRDVIALQCVTMGQEVSRRAKELFERNEYAEYLYLHGMGVETAEALAEMWHKRVRQELGIANDDSPSIRKLFAQGYRGSRYSFGYPACPDMSDQEKLFRLLRPERIGCELTENWQIDPEQSTSAIVVHHPEARYFNV from the coding sequence ATGCCCGCCAGTCCCCTCGAACAGGCCATCGCGAAACGCGTGCTCTTCCTCGACGGCGCGATGGGCACCTCCATCCATCAGTGCGACTGCGACCTGCACCGCGACTATCTCGGCCGCGAGAACTGCACCGAGATCCTCGTCCAGACGCGCCCGGAGATCATCCAGGGCATCCACGAGTCCTTCCTCCGCGTCGGCGCCGACGCCGTCGAGACCGACACCTTCGGCGCGAACAAGCTCGTCTTCGCCGAGTTCGACCTCGTCGAAGAGACATACAACCTGAACAAGCGGGCCGCCGAGATCGCGCGAGCCGCCTGCGACAAGCACTCCACCAAGGACAAGCCCCGCTTCGTCTTCGGATCCATCGGACCCGGCACGCGCCTCGTCTCCCTCGGCAACACCACCTGGGACGAGATGCTCGAGTCCTACGCCGAGCAGGCGCGAGGCCTCATCGACGGCGGCGCCGACGCCCTCCTCATCGAAACCTGCCAGGATCTGCTCCAGGTCAAGTGCGCCGTCAACGCCTGTCTCAAAGCGCTCGACGAGCGCAAACGCACCGCGCAGCAGATCCCCATCATGGTCTCCGTCACCATCGAGACCACCGGCACGATGCTCCTGGGCACCGAGATCGCCGCCGCCGCCGAGGCGCTCCGCAACTTCCCGATCTTCTCCCTCGGGCTCAACTGCGCCACCGGCCCCGTCGAGATGGCCGAGCACATCAAGTGGCTCAGCAAGCACTGGGACCGCCACGTCAGCGTCGTCCCGAACGCCGGGCTCCCGATCCTCGTCGACGGACGCACCGAATACCCCCTCACCCCCAAACCATTCGCCGAGGCAATCGCACGCTTCGTCGAGGAAGACGGTGTGTCCGTCGTCGGTGGCTGCTGCGGCACCACGCCCGCCCATATCGAGGAACTCGTCAAACGCATCGGCGACCGCGCCCCCGGTGCGCGCCAGCGAGCCCCGTGGCCCCGCGCCGCAACATCGCTCTACTCCACCGCCGAGTTCCGCCAGGACAATTCCTTCCTCGTCGTCGGCGAACGCACCAACACCAACGGCAGCCGCAAGTTCAAGCAGCTCCTCGAGGCCCAGGACTTCGACGGCATGGTCTCCATGGCCCGCGAGCAGATCAAGGACGGCTCGCACGTCATCGACCTCTGCGTCGACTATGTCGGGCGCGACGGCGTCACCGACATGCGCGAGCTCGTCCATCGCTTCGTGCGCCAGGTCAGCGCGCCCCTCATGCTCGACTCAACCCAGGTCGATGTCCTCGAGGAAGGCCTCAAGCACGCCGGCGGCAAGTGCATCCTCAACTCGATGAACCTCGAGGACGGCGAGGAGAAACTCGGCGTCATGTGCGCGCTCGCGAAGACCTACGGCGCCGCCGTCGTCGCCGGCACGATCGACGACGACCCGCAGGAGGCGATGGGCAAGACCGCCCAGCGCAAGCTCGAGATCGCCAAACGCATCTACGACCTCGCCGTCAACCGCCACGGCCTCGCGCCCGGCGACATCCTCTTCGACCCGCTCGTGCTCCCCGTCACCACAGGCGTCGAGGCCGATCGGCGCCTCGCCCTCGAAACCATCGAGGGCACGCGGCGGATCATGCAGGAACTGCCCGAGTGCCACACCGTGGTCGGGCTGTCGAATGTGTCGTTCGGGCTCAAGCCCGCCGCCCGCGTGGTGCTCAACAGCGTTTTCCTGCACGAACTCCGCGAGGCGGGCCTGACCGCCGCCATCGTGCACGCCTCGAAGATCCTCCCGCGCAACAAGATCAGCGACGAACGCTGGGAGGTCGCGCTCGACCTGCTCTACGACCGGCGCGAGAAGGGCGACCCCCTCATGCGCTTCGTCGAGCACTTCCCGGCCGACGAGGACGACACGGTCAAACGCGAACGCATCGAGGATCTCGCGGTCGAAGAGCGCCTCCGCCGCCACATCATCGACGGCGAGATGCGCAACCTGAAGGAATCGCTCGACGAGGCGATGACGAAGTACCCGCCCCTCGCCATCGTCAACGACCACCTGCTCGACGGCATGAAGACCGTCGGCGATCTCTTCGGCGCCGGCGAGATGCAGCTGCCCTTCGTGCTCCAGAGCGCAGAGGTCATGAAGGCCGCCGTCGCCCACCTCGAACCCCACATGCCCAAGGTCGAGGGCGCCGGCGCCAAAAAGGCGAAGATCGTCCTCGCGACCGTGCAGGGCGATGTCCACGACATCGGCAAGAACCTCGTCGACATCATCCTCAGCAACAACGGGTACGAGGTCATCAACCTCGGCATCAAGCAGCCCGTCGCCTCCATCATGAACGCGTTCAGGGAGCACGACGCCCACGCCATCGGGATGAGCGGCCTGCTCGTCAAGAGCGTCGGCGTGATGCAGCAGAACCTCGAAGAGATGGCCCGCCAGGGCGTCGGCGTTCCCGTCCTGCTCGGCGGCGCGGCCCTCACGCGCCACTACTGCGAAACCACGCTCCGCGCGACCTACACCAGCGGCAAGGTCTACTTCGGGCGCGACGCCTTCGAGGGCCTGCGCATCATGGACGCCCTCGCCGGCAACACGCTCACCGCCCTCGACGCCGAGATCGAGGAGCGACTCGTCAAACGCGCCGCCGCCGACGAGACCGTCGAACGCTCGCGCGCCGCGCGCGAGGGCGAACGCCTGCGCAGGGAGCGCGAGGCGCAGGAGGGGGGCGTCGCCGCCCCGGCCGCACCGCGCGTGCGCAGCGAGGTCCGCGTCGACGTCGATATCCCCGAGCCGCCCTTCCTCGGATCGCGCGTCGTCGATTCGCTCGACCTCGACGCCATCTACCCCTTCATCAACACCATCGCCCTCTTCCGAGGGCAGTGGCAGTTCCGCAAGGGCGCGCGCTCCGACGCCGACTACGAGAAGTTCGTCGAGCACGAGGTCGAGCCCATCTTCGCACGCCTCAAGGAGCAGTGCAGGCGCGAGAAGATCCTCCGCCCCGCGGTCGTGTACGGCTATTACCACTGCAACAGCGACGCCGACGACCTCATCGTCTGGGACCCCGCCGACCCGTCGCGCGAGCTCGAACGCTTCTCCTTCCCCCGTCAGGAATCCAACAAGCGACTCTGCATCAGCGACTTCTTCCGGCCCCTCGACAGCGGCCAGCGCGACGTCATCGCGCTCCAGTGCGTCACCATGGGCCAGGAAGTCTCCAGACGCGCCAAGGAACTCTTCGAGCGCAACGAGTACGCCGAGTACCTCTACCTCCACGGCATGGGCGTCGAGACCGCCGAGGCCCTCGCCGAGATGTGGCACAAACGCGTCCGCCAGGAACTCGGCATCGCCAACGACGACTCCCCCAGCATCCGAAAGCTCTTCGCGCAGGGCTACCGCGGGTCGCGCTACTCCTTCGGCTACCCCGCATGCCCCGACATGAGCGACCAGGAGAAGCTCTTCCGGCTCCTCCGCCCCGAGCGCATCGGCTGTGAACTGACCGAGAACTGGCAGATCGACCCCGAGCAGAGCACCAGCGCCATCGTCGTCCACCACCCCGAGGCCCGCTACTTCAACGTGTGA